One Bremerella sp. JC817 genomic window carries:
- a CDS encoding DUF1559 domain-containing protein — translation MVLKRTGFTLVELLVVIAIIGVLIALLLPAVQQAREAARRMTCSNHQKQLGLALHNYHDTHRVFPPGVFADGLNDSLNTPPHSMSWMPVILPYLEQAALHDQLSQYFTTRNSNAFPSALMNTKIETLMCPSDPNRGQTGEVHGTGEPVPDFNDGFHGNYLLCHGNEEITTTTDNAASGMFFYLSKTDFSSVTDGTANTVMAAEILLVPSNITGKRDWRGRYYRADHLSSIVSTRLPPNTTASDKCRTCQGSPTSPSYAPCAQDTNTQVIYSRSMHPGGALMTLMDASVHFVPETIDTQTWRDLGTRSGGEVPKSY, via the coding sequence ATGGTGCTCAAACGGACGGGCTTCACGCTCGTGGAATTGCTGGTTGTGATTGCGATCATTGGGGTGTTAATTGCGTTGCTGTTGCCTGCTGTGCAGCAAGCCCGCGAAGCGGCCCGGCGAATGACCTGCTCGAATCATCAAAAGCAACTGGGGCTGGCGCTCCACAACTATCACGATACCCATCGTGTCTTTCCGCCCGGGGTGTTTGCCGACGGTTTGAACGACAGTTTGAACACGCCGCCACACTCGATGTCGTGGATGCCGGTCATCCTGCCTTACCTGGAGCAAGCGGCGCTACACGATCAGCTCTCGCAGTACTTCACCACGCGCAACTCGAATGCGTTCCCTAGTGCCTTGATGAACACGAAGATCGAGACATTGATGTGCCCTTCCGATCCGAATCGTGGTCAGACCGGCGAAGTGCACGGAACCGGCGAACCGGTGCCTGACTTTAACGACGGGTTCCACGGTAACTATCTGCTTTGCCACGGCAACGAAGAGATCACGACCACCACCGACAACGCCGCCAGTGGCATGTTCTTTTACCTGTCGAAGACCGATTTCTCGTCGGTCACCGATGGGACCGCCAACACGGTGATGGCCGCTGAAATCCTGCTTGTTCCCTCGAACATCACCGGCAAACGCGACTGGCGTGGTCGGTACTACCGGGCAGATCACTTGAGCAGCATCGTCAGCACCCGTTTGCCGCCGAACACGACCGCCTCGGACAAGTGCCGCACATGCCAAGGTTCGCCGACGAGTCCTTCTTACGCGCCTTGCGCCCAGGACACCAACACCCAGGTGATCTATTCTCGCAGCATGCATCCAGGCGGTGCGTTGATGACGTTGATGGATGCCAGCGTACACTTCGTGCCAGAAACAATCGATACGCAAACCTGGCGAGATCTCGGAACCCGTTCTGGTGGCGAAGTTCCCAAGTCGTATTAA
- a CDS encoding DUF1802 family protein produces the protein MNCQLALKEWNVVCEAIRRGQQIVLARKGGISEPEGEFELPKDRFWLYPTYFHEAGSKLNELGKKLLEDHPEFTQPPASAEVTLDLVCEVVEAIYIEDESKLRASLFEQVLNQEALTARFHYRNPGIHLLVIRAYEVTSPATVVPTEAMAGCKSWVELAESLDPGQLSPIVEEGSFEIRKNLLLSALKA, from the coding sequence ATGAATTGCCAACTTGCCTTGAAAGAATGGAACGTCGTCTGCGAGGCGATTCGCCGCGGACAACAGATCGTCCTGGCCCGCAAAGGTGGGATTTCAGAACCCGAAGGTGAGTTTGAATTGCCCAAAGACCGCTTCTGGCTCTACCCGACTTACTTCCACGAGGCAGGATCGAAGCTGAACGAATTGGGGAAGAAGTTGTTAGAAGATCATCCCGAGTTCACCCAGCCTCCGGCATCGGCGGAGGTAACGCTCGACCTGGTGTGCGAAGTGGTCGAAGCGATCTACATCGAAGACGAATCGAAGCTGCGCGCATCGTTGTTTGAACAGGTCTTAAACCAAGAGGCCTTGACGGCCCGCTTTCATTATCGGAACCCTGGAATTCACCTGCTGGTGATCCGCGCCTACGAGGTTACCTCGCCCGCCACGGTGGTCCCGACCGAGGCGATGGCAGGCTGTAAGAGTTGGGTCGAGCTTGCCGAGTCGCTAGACCCTGGCCAGCTATCGCCGATCGTCGAAGAAGGCTCGTTCGAGATTCGCAAAAATTTACTACTTTCCGCCCTGAAGGCGTGA
- a CDS encoding DUF1559 domain-containing protein — MKRKLILVCIGIGILVTVPLLAKAIQDARHAAHTMECQNHLKQVMLALHNYHDTYLKMPPARMLDNSWRIRIHPFVESSVFYSLYRLDEPWNSEWNQTLEFREFHYEGKPPERTRKELASDLIPGKVNRDKPSYASWIWQCPSERNTKSTHTNYLMLVGDNAFGLPEGGRNLRDISDGLSTTIAVAESISEEISWLEPKDFDVETMSFQINDPEKMSISSHHPDGPCAVMADGHVVQLSPDLPPEVLKAMITINGGERIVADENAPGGFRFAK, encoded by the coding sequence ATGAAGCGTAAACTTATATTGGTGTGCATCGGGATCGGGATTCTCGTTACGGTGCCGTTGCTGGCTAAGGCAATTCAAGACGCACGCCATGCCGCCCATACGATGGAGTGCCAGAACCATCTGAAACAGGTGATGTTGGCGCTTCACAACTATCACGACACTTACCTGAAGATGCCTCCGGCGAGAATGCTCGACAACAGTTGGCGAATTCGCATTCATCCATTTGTCGAGTCTTCAGTGTTCTATTCGCTATATCGCCTCGACGAGCCTTGGAATAGCGAATGGAATCAAACGTTGGAGTTCCGCGAGTTTCATTACGAAGGCAAACCTCCCGAACGGACTCGCAAGGAACTGGCAAGTGACCTTATCCCGGGGAAGGTTAATCGAGACAAACCGTCATACGCCAGTTGGATATGGCAGTGCCCGAGCGAACGCAACACCAAGTCAACGCACACGAACTATTTAATGCTCGTTGGAGACAATGCTTTCGGCCTGCCGGAAGGTGGTCGCAATCTGCGAGACATTTCGGATGGCCTTTCCACCACGATCGCCGTGGCAGAAAGCATTTCGGAAGAGATCTCTTGGCTCGAGCCGAAAGACTTCGATGTCGAGACGATGTCGTTTCAGATCAACGATCCGGAAAAGATGTCGATTTCGAGCCATCATCCTGACGGACCATGCGCGGTCATGGCCGATGGACACGTCGTCCAGCTATCGCCAGACCTTCCGCCGGAAGTGCTGAAAGCGATGATCACCATCAACGGAGGCGAGCGAATCGTCGCCGACGAGAACGCACCCGGTGGATTCCGCTTCGCAAAGTAA
- a CDS encoding PSD1 and planctomycete cytochrome C domain-containing protein gives MTFSRLRTLLAAVALTLIVTITVDAAEEASPQFDAQQLEFFEKDIRPILANRCFECHGPEAETPGGGLYLTSRAAILEGGDSGASIVVGKPDESLLIEAIHYDGIYQMPPKSRMPEDEIAKLEKWVATGAAWPPGEDNTPMKEVFDLEQRKADHWAWQPVTRPALPTVKNEAWAKDPLDRFILAKLEEANLTPNSPADQATLLRRVYFDLTGMPPTPEQLEAYLRDPSPEALAKVVDQLLASPRFGEHWGRHWLDLVRYAESRGHEFDYDIPNAFEYRDYVIRSLNADIPYNELVIEHIAGDLLPQPRVDAQTGFNESVLGTGFWHMGDWVHSPVDIRKDETDRFDNMLDVMNKAFLGLTVTCARCHDHKFDAISQADYYAQMGFLQSSAYRQVRFETEPHNQRIAQSLEKLNTEFQQKAKAIYRQQVSQVSVQWEKELTQADSAWAAELAKARKDQQHPLHYWAMAIQGDGQPSETQLTSEVATYSGQIVNDFSQTIPDQWRVDGFVFGLAPQPAGQFVWAKTEQPEVAGVRTETAAVFDTRWEPLKLRNGVQDDFGRIRNWNRAGRTLKSNTFTLGDGLVHYLVKGSVRAFAVVDSHRLVQGPLHGVVCQEFKTDHPEKLRWVTHNLRDYQGHSVHIEFSPIDGLPAEIYQVAEGAAPPPLPSAQQAAAGAFQAAVAQGGSPAALLVKAFNEAIDKPQYAPLADWLVRNWTKMMPGDANPLNDLARQYRDATLPLFAEVKWRSRTAPGMWDNSAESERLLIRGNARNPADPIERRLLTAITGDDHPFDSVGSGRLELALQMMQPDNPFASRVAVNRIWHYLMGRGIVRTVDNFGELGQPPTHPELLDYLATEFVADGWSLKRMIRRVVLSQTYQMSSVQEGTAEELDPKNDLFHRAEVKRLSGESIRDSLLMISGRLDETMFGPSVPVHLTAFMQGRGRPGQSGPLDGAGRRSIYLSIRRNFLSPMMLAFDTPQPITTIGRRNQSNVPAQSLILLNDPMVLEQCHVWAQRAIQETPDDANLRFERMVEQAFSRKPTDAERALAAQFLETHGQTISVDPGHQLASVELWRDLAHVLINAKSFVFVR, from the coding sequence ATGACGTTCTCTCGCCTCAGAACATTGCTGGCTGCCGTTGCGCTGACACTGATCGTGACTATCACGGTCGATGCCGCCGAAGAGGCCTCGCCGCAATTCGACGCGCAGCAGCTGGAATTCTTCGAGAAAGACATTCGGCCTATTCTCGCCAATCGCTGCTTTGAATGCCATGGGCCCGAGGCCGAGACGCCTGGTGGTGGGCTCTACCTCACGTCGCGCGCCGCCATCTTGGAAGGTGGCGACAGCGGGGCTTCGATCGTTGTGGGCAAGCCGGACGAAAGTCTGCTGATTGAAGCAATCCACTACGACGGCATCTATCAGATGCCTCCTAAGTCGCGGATGCCAGAAGACGAAATCGCCAAGCTCGAGAAGTGGGTCGCTACGGGTGCGGCCTGGCCACCCGGTGAAGACAACACGCCGATGAAAGAAGTCTTCGATCTGGAGCAGCGCAAAGCAGATCACTGGGCCTGGCAACCGGTCACCCGCCCAGCACTGCCGACCGTCAAGAACGAGGCCTGGGCGAAGGATCCTCTCGACCGATTCATTCTCGCGAAGCTGGAAGAGGCCAACCTCACGCCGAATTCCCCAGCCGATCAAGCCACGCTGCTGCGCCGTGTTTACTTCGATCTGACCGGCATGCCGCCAACGCCCGAGCAACTGGAAGCGTACCTCAGGGATCCCTCGCCAGAAGCTTTAGCAAAGGTGGTCGATCAATTGCTCGCGTCGCCTCGCTTCGGCGAACATTGGGGACGCCATTGGCTCGACCTGGTGCGCTACGCCGAATCACGTGGGCACGAGTTTGATTACGACATCCCAAATGCGTTCGAGTATCGCGACTACGTGATTCGCTCTCTGAATGCTGACATCCCTTACAATGAACTGGTCATCGAGCACATCGCCGGCGACCTTCTCCCGCAGCCCCGCGTCGATGCTCAAACCGGTTTCAACGAATCGGTCCTGGGGACAGGCTTCTGGCACATGGGAGACTGGGTGCATTCGCCGGTCGATATCCGCAAGGACGAAACCGATCGCTTCGACAACATGCTCGACGTGATGAACAAAGCGTTTCTCGGGCTGACGGTGACTTGTGCTCGTTGCCACGATCATAAATTCGATGCCATCAGTCAGGCCGACTACTACGCTCAGATGGGCTTCCTGCAAAGCTCGGCCTATCGCCAGGTTCGTTTTGAAACCGAACCTCACAATCAGCGAATTGCCCAGTCGCTGGAAAAACTGAACACCGAGTTTCAGCAAAAGGCGAAGGCAATCTATCGCCAGCAAGTGTCCCAGGTCAGTGTCCAATGGGAAAAAGAGCTGACCCAAGCAGACTCGGCCTGGGCTGCCGAACTCGCAAAGGCCCGCAAAGATCAACAGCATCCGCTGCACTACTGGGCGATGGCGATTCAAGGTGATGGTCAGCCATCCGAGACGCAGCTTACCAGCGAAGTGGCTACCTATTCGGGCCAGATCGTCAACGACTTCAGTCAGACGATTCCTGATCAGTGGCGTGTCGATGGCTTTGTCTTCGGATTGGCACCACAACCGGCCGGGCAATTCGTCTGGGCGAAGACCGAACAGCCAGAGGTCGCTGGCGTCCGAACCGAAACGGCCGCGGTCTTCGACACTCGTTGGGAACCGCTCAAACTGCGGAATGGCGTACAAGATGATTTCGGTCGGATCCGCAACTGGAACCGCGCCGGTCGAACGCTTAAATCGAACACGTTCACGCTCGGCGATGGTCTGGTGCATTACCTCGTCAAAGGAAGTGTCCGAGCCTTCGCTGTCGTCGACTCGCATCGGCTGGTGCAAGGTCCACTGCATGGCGTCGTGTGCCAGGAATTTAAAACGGACCATCCAGAGAAACTTCGATGGGTCACGCACAACCTTCGCGATTATCAAGGACACTCGGTCCATATCGAGTTCTCGCCGATTGATGGCCTGCCAGCCGAAATTTATCAGGTTGCCGAAGGGGCAGCTCCTCCCCCGTTGCCATCCGCACAGCAAGCGGCTGCCGGGGCGTTTCAAGCGGCCGTCGCTCAAGGGGGAAGTCCTGCAGCGCTGTTGGTGAAGGCCTTTAATGAAGCGATTGATAAACCTCAGTACGCACCGCTGGCCGACTGGTTGGTGCGGAACTGGACGAAGATGATGCCAGGCGATGCCAATCCTTTGAATGACCTGGCGCGGCAATATCGGGATGCGACGCTGCCGCTGTTCGCCGAGGTGAAATGGCGTTCCCGTACGGCCCCTGGCATGTGGGATAACTCGGCGGAAAGCGAACGCCTGTTGATTCGCGGTAACGCTCGTAACCCGGCCGATCCAATCGAGCGACGATTGCTCACGGCGATCACCGGCGACGACCATCCATTCGATTCCGTCGGTAGCGGGCGACTAGAACTCGCGCTACAGATGATGCAGCCTGACAATCCTTTCGCATCACGTGTGGCCGTGAATCGTATCTGGCATTACTTGATGGGGCGTGGCATCGTGCGGACGGTCGACAACTTCGGAGAGCTCGGGCAGCCGCCGACCCATCCGGAACTGCTCGACTACCTGGCGACCGAATTCGTGGCGGATGGCTGGTCGCTGAAGCGGATGATTCGTCGCGTCGTTCTTTCGCAGACTTATCAGATGTCTTCTGTTCAGGAAGGTACGGCAGAAGAACTCGATCCGAAGAACGACTTGTTTCACCGGGCCGAAGTAAAACGCCTTTCGGGCGAATCGATTCGCGACAGCTTGTTGATGATCAGCGGTCGCCTCGACGAAACGATGTTCGGGCCCAGTGTTCCGGTTCATCTCACGGCGTTCATGCAAGGTCGTGGTCGACCTGGTCAAAGCGGACCGCTGGACGGGGCAGGGCGGCGAAGCATCTATTTGTCGATTCGTCGTAACTTCCTGTCGCCAATGATGCTCGCCTTCGACACGCCACAGCCGATCACCACAATTGGCCGACGAAACCAGTCGAACGTGCCAGCCCAATCGCTGATTCTGTTGAACGATCCGATGGTCCTCGAGCAGTGCCATGTCTGGGCACAGCGAGCCATTCAGGAAACACCAGACGATGCAAACTTGCGATTCGAGCGAATGGTCGAGCAGGCCTTTTCACGTAAGCCGACCGATGCTGAACGGGCTTTGGCGGCTCAGTTCTTGGAGACGCATGGCCAGACGATCTCGGTCGATCCTGGCCATCAATTGGCCTCGGTTGAACTGTGGCGAGATCTGGCACACGTGCTGATCAACGCAAAGTCCTTTGTTTTTGTTCGTTAA